In the Variovorax sp. S12S4 genome, one interval contains:
- a CDS encoding Bug family tripartite tricarboxylate transporter substrate binding protein: MNNRGKLAVFLLACAMSLAAQAQEWPAKPVRVIVPAPPGSSLDLIARTLADRLRTMWKQPVVIETKPGAGGLIGMDAVAKAPHDGYTLGIGFNGPIAFGPYMYSRMPYAPARDLVPIVLATSQPNVLAVQAGNPANTLPKFVAWAKKQGNGFSYASVGAGSSSHLTMELFRSTAGIEAVHVPYAGSPPAGLSVAAGDTQALFTVAPALLPLIQGKRIKLLAITSAKRSELMKDLPTVAESGYPGFEALAWNGLFTASGTPPEVVRRINADVNTVLQEPAVRELLAGQGLVTGGGSPEEFRSFIDSEGRKWGPPSARSASGSSNDPDFGSIDLNFRFYG, translated from the coding sequence ATGAACAACAGGGGCAAGCTCGCCGTATTCCTTCTCGCATGCGCAATGAGCCTGGCTGCCCAAGCACAGGAGTGGCCGGCAAAGCCTGTGCGCGTGATCGTTCCCGCGCCGCCGGGCAGCTCGCTCGACCTGATCGCGCGCACGTTGGCCGACCGGCTGCGAACAATGTGGAAGCAGCCCGTCGTGATCGAAACCAAACCCGGCGCGGGCGGCCTGATCGGCATGGACGCGGTGGCGAAGGCGCCGCATGACGGGTACACGCTGGGCATCGGCTTCAACGGGCCGATTGCCTTCGGCCCCTACATGTACAGCCGCATGCCGTATGCACCCGCGCGCGACCTGGTACCCATCGTGCTCGCGACCTCGCAGCCCAACGTGCTGGCAGTGCAGGCCGGCAATCCCGCGAACACATTGCCGAAGTTCGTGGCGTGGGCGAAGAAGCAGGGCAACGGGTTCAGCTATGCGTCGGTGGGAGCGGGGAGTTCATCCCATCTCACGATGGAGCTGTTTCGCAGCACTGCGGGCATAGAGGCCGTGCATGTGCCTTACGCGGGCTCGCCGCCGGCCGGGCTTTCGGTGGCGGCGGGCGATACGCAAGCGCTGTTCACCGTGGCGCCGGCGCTGCTGCCGCTCATCCAGGGCAAGCGCATCAAGCTGCTGGCGATCACCAGCGCAAAGCGCTCCGAGCTCATGAAAGACCTGCCCACGGTCGCGGAGTCCGGTTACCCCGGTTTCGAGGCGCTGGCCTGGAACGGCCTGTTCACCGCAAGCGGCACGCCGCCAGAGGTGGTGCGCCGCATCAATGCCGACGTGAACACCGTACTGCAGGAGCCGGCCGTGCGGGAGTTGCTGGCTGGTCAGGGGCTTGTGACGGGAGGCGGCTCGCCTGAAGAATTCAGGTCCTTCATCGACAGCGAGGGACGCAAGTGGGGGCCACCATCGGCAAGGTCGGCATCCGGCTCGAGCAATGATCCGGATTTTGGATCAATCGATTTGAATTTTCGATTTTACGGATGA
- a CDS encoding AtuA-related protein yields the protein MNTPTDFIEVPLYRAAHGRTGDKGDRSNISVIAWHPDLYPLLAEQLTPERVAAQFRHREPSRVQRFLLPRLHAMNFVLDAVLDGGVNDALNLDAHGKALSFLLLDMPIRVPRPLVPLLAGP from the coding sequence ATGAACACGCCGACAGACTTCATCGAAGTGCCGCTCTACCGTGCCGCCCATGGCCGCACCGGCGACAAGGGCGATCGCTCCAACATCAGCGTGATCGCCTGGCATCCGGACCTTTACCCGCTGCTGGCCGAGCAGCTCACGCCTGAACGCGTGGCCGCGCAGTTTCGCCACCGCGAGCCCTCGCGGGTGCAGCGCTTTTTGCTGCCCAGGCTGCATGCGATGAACTTCGTGCTCGATGCGGTGCTCGACGGCGGCGTCAACGATGCGCTGAACCTCGATGCGCACGGCAAGGCGCTCTCGTTCCTGTTGCTGGACATGCCCATTCGCGTGCCGCGCCCGCTTGTGCCGCTGCTGGCGGGGCCATAG
- a CDS encoding Bug family tripartite tricarboxylate transporter substrate binding protein, with amino-acid sequence MKRRSLTLSAAALALAPLLGHAQQAFPDKPITFVVPFAAGTATDQIARALGNSITAETKQPVVIDNRAGASGFIASQQVAKAAADGYTVLITTNTTHAANEHLFKKLPYDPVKDFSPITALGKGGQIMVVNPSFPAKSVAEFVALAKKEPGKYSFGSGSSSSRMAGELLQQMADIKLLHVPYKSNTLAVTDLLGGQIHMMITDAATGLPQVKGGKLRALGVSSAARSPLAPDVPTISEAGVKGYEMGYWFAAYAPAKTPPAVVKRLNELLVKAAKSESAKTAFYEPTGTEVFTTSAEELAKFQTAESQKWGRIVKAAGIEAE; translated from the coding sequence ATGAAACGACGTTCCCTTACCCTTTCGGCCGCCGCTCTGGCCCTGGCGCCGCTGCTTGGCCATGCGCAGCAGGCCTTTCCGGACAAGCCCATCACCTTCGTGGTGCCCTTTGCGGCCGGTACCGCCACGGACCAGATCGCACGCGCGCTGGGCAACAGCATCACGGCGGAAACCAAGCAGCCCGTGGTCATCGACAACAGGGCCGGCGCCAGCGGCTTCATCGCCTCGCAGCAGGTCGCCAAGGCCGCGGCGGACGGCTACACCGTGCTGATCACCACCAACACCACGCATGCGGCCAACGAGCACCTGTTCAAGAAGCTGCCGTACGACCCGGTGAAAGACTTTTCGCCCATTACCGCGCTGGGCAAGGGCGGGCAGATCATGGTGGTGAACCCCTCGTTCCCGGCCAAGAGCGTGGCCGAGTTCGTGGCGCTCGCGAAGAAGGAGCCGGGCAAGTACAGCTTTGGCAGCGGCAGCTCGTCCAGCCGCATGGCCGGCGAACTGCTGCAGCAGATGGCCGACATCAAGCTGCTTCACGTGCCCTACAAGAGCAACACGCTGGCAGTGACCGACCTGCTGGGCGGGCAGATCCACATGATGATCACCGACGCGGCCACCGGCCTGCCGCAGGTGAAAGGCGGCAAGCTGCGCGCGCTGGGGGTGTCGAGCGCGGCGCGCTCACCGTTGGCACCCGATGTGCCCACCATTTCCGAAGCCGGCGTGAAGGGCTATGAAATGGGCTACTGGTTCGCGGCCTATGCACCCGCGAAGACGCCGCCGGCCGTGGTCAAGCGCCTCAACGAACTGCTGGTGAAGGCCGCGAAGAGCGAGTCTGCTAAGACCGCGTTCTACGAACCGACGGGCACCGAAGTGTTCACTACCTCGGCTGAAGAGCTCGCCAAGTTCCAGACGGCGGAGTCGCAGAAATGGGGCCGCATCGTGAAGGCCGCTGGCATCGAAGCCGAGTAA
- a CDS encoding DUF2200 domain-containing protein, whose translation MAARQSFSTMAFAKVYPLYVQKAERKGRTKEEVDQIICWLTGYDMPGLQRQIEQANNFETFFAQAPAIHPNSSLIKGVVCGVRVEDIDDPLMQKVRHLDKLIDELAKGKAMEKILRK comes from the coding sequence ATGGCAGCCCGGCAGTCGTTCTCCACGATGGCCTTTGCGAAGGTCTATCCCTTGTACGTTCAAAAGGCCGAACGCAAAGGACGGACGAAGGAAGAAGTCGATCAGATCATTTGCTGGCTGACGGGCTATGACATGCCCGGGCTGCAGCGGCAAATCGAACAGGCGAACAACTTCGAGACCTTCTTCGCCCAAGCTCCGGCCATTCATCCGAACAGCTCGCTCATCAAGGGCGTGGTCTGCGGGGTTCGCGTGGAAGACATCGACGATCCGCTGATGCAGAAGGTCAGGCATCTGGACAAGCTGATCGATGAGCTCGCCAAAGGCAAGGCAATGGAGAAAATTCTGCGAAAGTAG
- a CDS encoding PA4780 family RIO1-like protein kinase, whose product MKAPPRLQSLVDEGLIDTVVRQLMSGKEAMVYVVRCGDETRCAKVYKEADKRSFRQAVDYTENRRVRNSRETRAMAKGTRFGRQVTEAIWQSAEVDALYRLAAAGVRVPVPYNFLEGVLLMELVTDANGDAAPRLNDVAFTPEEAVRHHGSLLKEVVRMLCAGVVHGDLSEFNVLLSADGPVVIDLPQAVDAAGNNHARRMLLRDVENLRNFFGQFAPELLGTHYGDEIWHLYERGLLRVESVLTGTHVRDTGPVDLGNVMREVDDAREEEAARRVRMQLPRL is encoded by the coding sequence ATGAAAGCACCGCCACGACTGCAGTCGCTGGTCGACGAAGGCCTGATCGACACGGTGGTACGCCAGCTGATGAGCGGCAAGGAAGCCATGGTGTACGTGGTGCGCTGCGGCGACGAGACACGTTGCGCCAAGGTCTACAAGGAGGCCGACAAGCGCAGCTTTCGTCAAGCCGTCGACTACACCGAGAACCGCCGCGTGCGCAATTCGCGCGAAACGCGTGCCATGGCCAAGGGCACGCGCTTCGGCCGCCAGGTGACCGAGGCCATCTGGCAAAGCGCCGAGGTCGATGCGCTCTACCGGCTTGCGGCAGCCGGCGTGCGCGTGCCGGTGCCCTACAACTTTCTTGAAGGCGTGCTGCTGATGGAACTGGTGACCGACGCCAACGGCGACGCGGCGCCGCGGCTCAACGATGTGGCCTTTACGCCTGAAGAGGCAGTGCGCCACCACGGCAGCCTGCTGAAGGAGGTGGTGCGCATGCTGTGCGCGGGGGTCGTGCACGGCGACCTGTCGGAATTCAACGTACTGCTGTCGGCCGACGGCCCGGTGGTCATCGACCTGCCGCAGGCGGTGGATGCGGCGGGCAACAACCACGCCAGGCGCATGCTGCTGCGCGACGTGGAGAACCTGCGCAACTTCTTCGGCCAGTTTGCGCCGGAGCTGCTGGGCACGCACTATGGCGACGAGATCTGGCACCTGTATGAGCGCGGCCTGCTGCGCGTCGAATCGGTGCTGACCGGCACGCACGTGCGCGACACCGGCCCTGTCGACCTGGGCAATGTGATGCGCGAAGTGGACGATGCACGCGAGGAAGAAGCGGCGCGCCGGGTGCGCATGCAGCTGCCGCGTCTTTAG
- a CDS encoding helicase SNF2 gives MTASKLFSAAALALVTAAGAAHAETYEGVHPLTSAESRADVAAGAVVAARVGNPYATGADSGPTSAPVAMNSREAVRAEAVATVRNADPYAEGASSGVAPMVAGAVDRATVRAQAYAAARGDALPL, from the coding sequence ATGACCGCCTCCAAGCTTTTTTCCGCCGCTGCATTGGCCCTGGTAACCGCTGCTGGTGCCGCCCATGCCGAAACCTATGAAGGCGTCCATCCCCTGACCTCCGCCGAAAGCCGCGCCGACGTGGCCGCCGGCGCTGTGGTTGCCGCGCGTGTGGGCAATCCCTACGCCACCGGTGCCGATTCGGGACCAACCTCTGCGCCGGTCGCCATGAACAGCCGCGAAGCCGTACGCGCCGAAGCGGTGGCCACGGTTCGCAACGCCGATCCGTACGCCGAAGGCGCCTCGTCGGGTGTCGCCCCGATGGTGGCGGGCGCGGTAGACCGTGCAACGGTGCGTGCCCAAGCCTATGCTGCCGCGCGCGGCGACGCCTTGCCGCTGTAA
- a CDS encoding acyclic terpene utilization AtuA family protein: MNAIASPPLLIGCAAGFSGDRTDAAGPVVDTLIARLQGGPTEQRAFLIFETLAERTLALAQLRRRDNPDAGYEPLLDAMLRPVLARCLVHGIRIVSNFGAANPRAAARHIARMARELGAAAPRIAVVEGDDLSGPSNLALLHEALGAQMDGLRIVSANAYIGAEPIAEALDAGAQIVVCGRVADPSLTVGPAMSHFGWRADDWHRLGRATMAGHLLECGAQVCGGYFADPGYKDVPGLEEVGFPIAEIDADGHCTIGKADRTGGLVSEATVKEQLLYEVHDPSAYLTPDVVADIAEAEVMQLPGAANRVALSGVRGHARPSHYKVNVCHEGGWLAEGEISYAGPRAEARARLAADVLRKRLGSLALRVDLIGALSILGDDAGRMLADTPDTGLRDVRLRVAASHTDRAQAERLTREVMALYTCGPAGGGGVRTALTPRLNTLSCLLPREAVPVSFELLGAEALA; this comes from the coding sequence ATGAACGCCATTGCCTCGCCCCCACTGCTGATCGGCTGCGCTGCCGGCTTTTCCGGCGACCGCACCGACGCGGCCGGGCCGGTGGTCGATACGCTGATCGCCCGGCTGCAAGGCGGCCCGACGGAGCAACGCGCTTTCCTGATCTTTGAGACGCTGGCCGAGCGCACGCTCGCGCTCGCCCAACTGCGCCGACGCGACAACCCCGACGCCGGCTACGAACCCTTGCTCGATGCCATGCTGCGGCCCGTGCTGGCGCGTTGCCTCGTGCACGGCATTCGCATCGTAAGCAACTTTGGCGCGGCCAACCCGCGCGCTGCGGCCCGCCACATCGCCCGCATGGCGCGCGAGCTCGGGGCCGCTGCGCCGCGCATCGCGGTGGTGGAAGGTGACGATCTCTCCGGCCCCTCGAATCTTGCGCTGTTGCACGAAGCGCTTGGCGCGCAGATGGACGGCCTGCGCATCGTCAGTGCCAACGCCTACATCGGCGCCGAGCCGATTGCCGAAGCGCTCGACGCGGGCGCGCAGATCGTGGTGTGCGGCCGCGTGGCCGACCCGTCGCTCACGGTAGGCCCGGCCATGTCGCACTTCGGCTGGCGCGCCGACGATTGGCACCGGCTGGGCCGAGCCACCATGGCCGGCCACTTGCTCGAATGCGGCGCGCAGGTCTGCGGCGGCTACTTTGCCGACCCCGGTTACAAGGATGTGCCAGGCCTCGAAGAAGTGGGTTTCCCGATTGCGGAGATCGATGCCGACGGTCACTGCACCATCGGCAAAGCCGACCGCACCGGCGGCCTCGTGAGTGAGGCCACGGTGAAGGAGCAGCTGCTGTATGAGGTGCATGACCCGAGCGCCTACCTCACGCCCGACGTGGTGGCCGACATTGCCGAAGCCGAGGTAATGCAGCTGCCGGGCGCGGCGAATCGCGTGGCGTTGTCGGGCGTGCGCGGCCATGCGCGGCCGAGCCACTACAAGGTGAATGTGTGCCACGAAGGCGGCTGGCTGGCCGAGGGCGAAATTTCCTATGCGGGCCCGCGCGCCGAGGCGCGTGCGCGGCTCGCGGCAGACGTGCTGCGCAAGCGGCTAGGCAGCCTTGCGCTGCGCGTGGACCTGATCGGTGCACTGAGCATTCTTGGCGACGACGCCGGCCGCATGCTGGCCGATACGCCCGACACCGGCCTGCGCGACGTGCGCCTGCGCGTTGCGGCCTCGCATACCGACCGTGCGCAGGCCGAGCGCCTCACGCGCGAAGTCATGGCGCTCTATACCTGCGGGCCTGCGGGCGGCGGCGGTGTGCGCACCGCGCTCACGCCGCGGCTCAATACCTTGTCGTGCCTGCTGCCGCGCGAAGCGGTGCCGGTGAGCTTCGAACTGCTTGGCGCGGAGGCCCTGGCATGA
- a CDS encoding SRPBCC family protein translates to MATNTIRLHRVLRTPPDRLYRAFTEPAAFERWLPPFGFTGKVHSMEPVVGGAWRMSFTNFGTGHSHSFGGKYLELVPGERIAYDAAFDDPNLPGTMKTSVTLTRVSCGTEISIVQEGIPDVIPAEMCYLGWQESLVALAQLVEPEIAG, encoded by the coding sequence ATGGCTACCAACACCATTCGCCTGCACCGCGTACTGCGCACTCCGCCGGACCGGCTCTACCGCGCCTTTACCGAGCCCGCCGCCTTCGAGCGCTGGCTGCCACCCTTCGGTTTTACCGGCAAGGTCCACAGCATGGAGCCGGTGGTCGGCGGCGCCTGGCGCATGTCGTTCACCAACTTTGGCACCGGCCACAGCCACTCGTTCGGCGGCAAATACCTCGAGCTCGTACCCGGCGAGCGCATTGCCTACGATGCGGCCTTCGATGACCCCAACCTGCCGGGCACCATGAAGACCAGCGTCACGCTGACGCGTGTGTCTTGCGGCACCGAAATCTCCATCGTGCAGGAAGGCATTCCCGACGTGATTCCTGCCGAGATGTGCTACCTGGGCTGGCAGGAATCGCTGGTTGCACTGGCTCAGCTGGTCGAGCCCGAGATTGCGGGTTGA
- a CDS encoding NAD(P)H-dependent oxidoreductase yields the protein MKILLVHAHPEPRSLNGSLKQFMVERLVQSGHEVRVSDLYAMRWKATLDADDFPHIEPGAHFDPVTDSLRAFEAGTQRDEVAAEQAKLLWADAVIFQFPLWWYTMPAILKGWIDRVYAYGFAYGVGEHSDSHWGDRFGQGVMSGKRAMLVVSTGGWASHYSARGINGPMDDLLFPIHHGVLYYPGFEVLPPYVVYRTGKVDAGAYARITEELGHRLNTLWTTDPIPFRPQNFGDYDIPALTLRDEIAPGESGFAAHTAPKKGANVR from the coding sequence GTGAAAATTCTTCTTGTTCATGCCCACCCCGAGCCCCGCTCCCTCAACGGATCGCTCAAGCAGTTCATGGTGGAGCGCCTCGTGCAATCCGGACACGAAGTGCGCGTGTCCGACCTTTACGCCATGCGATGGAAGGCCACGCTCGACGCGGACGACTTCCCGCACATCGAGCCCGGCGCGCACTTCGACCCGGTGACCGACTCGTTGCGCGCATTCGAGGCCGGCACCCAGCGCGACGAGGTCGCGGCCGAGCAGGCCAAGCTGCTGTGGGCCGACGCGGTGATCTTCCAGTTTCCACTGTGGTGGTACACGATGCCGGCCATCCTCAAGGGCTGGATCGACCGCGTCTATGCCTACGGCTTTGCCTACGGCGTTGGCGAGCACTCCGACTCGCACTGGGGCGACCGCTTCGGCCAAGGCGTGATGAGCGGCAAGCGAGCCATGCTGGTGGTCAGCACCGGTGGCTGGGCTTCGCACTACAGCGCCAGAGGCATCAACGGACCAATGGACGACCTGCTGTTTCCCATTCACCACGGGGTGCTCTACTACCCCGGCTTCGAGGTGCTGCCGCCCTACGTGGTCTACCGCACCGGCAAGGTGGATGCAGGCGCCTACGCAAGAATCACCGAAGAACTCGGCCACCGCCTCAACACGCTGTGGACGACGGACCCGATTCCGTTCCGTCCGCAGAACTTCGGCGACTACGACATTCCGGCGCTCACGCTGCGCGACGAGATCGCGCCGGGTGAATCAGGCTTTGCGGCGCACACTGCTCCGAAGAAGGGCGCGAACGTGCGCTAG
- a CDS encoding GNAT family N-acetyltransferase: protein MLEPRAANVRHFATSVFDPQQASAEEWRKALAYWRLRNEQDFPGEPWPSDADTMQNVRQHTPLQVVHRIFALDGRGSIVSSLNMSFRREGTPDYQAYAPFMDVWGGVLRSHRRQGIATMLMRALLAAMKERGKTMATIQASLPEGQAFLAAIGAAEKHRSIENRMVFADLDDAELARWRAHALAAGRGLRLEIHAGRVPFERLGTLMAPLSALLNDAPTSQLERPPMRYELEDFRAWYAEIDRRGGEHFLVLLLDGDEVAAVCDASWNQLYPDRMFQRLTAVAPLWRGKGLAKGVKAVMLQLVRERHPAVMMAVTHNAEVNAPMLAINRRLGFAAHRHDAAYQIGPESLRAFLSIRPLAPREQHQ from the coding sequence ATGCTTGAACCCCGTGCCGCCAATGTGCGGCATTTCGCAACTTCTGTTTTCGATCCCCAGCAGGCATCCGCTGAAGAGTGGAGGAAGGCCCTTGCCTACTGGCGCCTCCGCAACGAGCAGGACTTTCCGGGCGAACCCTGGCCGAGCGATGCAGACACCATGCAGAACGTGCGCCAGCACACGCCCCTGCAGGTCGTGCATCGCATTTTTGCGCTGGATGGCCGCGGCAGCATCGTCAGCAGCCTCAACATGAGCTTTCGCCGCGAAGGCACGCCCGATTACCAGGCTTATGCGCCCTTCATGGATGTGTGGGGCGGTGTGCTTCGGTCACATCGGCGGCAAGGCATTGCCACCATGCTGATGCGCGCGCTGCTTGCCGCCATGAAAGAGCGCGGCAAGACAATGGCGACCATCCAGGCCTCGCTTCCCGAGGGGCAAGCATTTCTCGCGGCCATCGGTGCGGCCGAGAAGCACCGCAGCATCGAGAACCGCATGGTGTTCGCCGATCTCGATGACGCCGAACTCGCTCGCTGGCGAGCCCATGCGCTCGCAGCGGGCCGCGGGTTGCGCTTGGAAATCCACGCCGGCCGCGTGCCCTTCGAGCGCCTTGGGACGCTGATGGCGCCGCTGTCCGCGCTGCTGAACGACGCCCCCACAAGCCAGCTCGAGCGCCCGCCCATGCGCTATGAGCTCGAGGACTTTCGCGCCTGGTATGCCGAAATCGACCGGCGCGGCGGCGAGCATTTCCTCGTGCTGCTGCTCGACGGCGACGAAGTGGCCGCGGTGTGCGACGCCAGCTGGAACCAGCTGTACCCCGACCGCATGTTCCAGCGGCTCACAGCCGTGGCTCCTCTCTGGCGCGGAAAGGGCCTGGCCAAGGGCGTGAAGGCCGTCATGCTGCAGCTGGTGCGCGAGCGCCATCCCGCCGTCATGATGGCCGTGACGCACAACGCCGAGGTCAATGCTCCCATGCTCGCCATCAACCGACGGCTGGGCTTTGCCGCGCACAGGCATGATGCGGCCTACCAGATCGGCCCGGAAAGCCTGAGGGCCTTCCTCTCGATCCGCCCGCTGGCCCCGAGGGAGCAACATCAATGA